gttATTAAACGACCCGATTTCTCTCTCCGATCGCTGCGGCTGCGCTTCACTTCCTTGTTTCTTCCACTCGACGTTGCTGACCTCGAGCCGCCACGGGAAGCTCAATCCTGGGTCGTTGGCCCCGGCCCCTCCGAGTTTTCGAGCTGCTGCTTCGCTTCAGCGGTGTTGCTTTGAGCTGAAGGTAAGCTTTTTCATACactccttctccttttttccttttggcgtGGACCGAGGTTCTCGTGCTTGCTGCGTAGAACCCGCTTCGTGGTTCTTACCGTTCTGGCATTCTTGTTGGTGGTAATCTCAAGTGGAAAGCGACTGTTTTTGTTGATTGTTCAACGTGATATCATAACGAGCTGTGGAAGAATGTCTTTCCTTCCTTCTCGTAATTCAGTGCCACGATGAAAATAAGAGAAGCTTGAGTGAATAGTTCGAATTCGAAGCTACAACTTTGGTGCAATAGCCTCACTTTGAACTGATTTAATGTTGAGGTTTGTAATTTATTTCTGATAACTCGGTGATGTTGTTCTCTGCATAAGATGCTCTATGCTCTGCTCACAAGAGGTCACTTATTAAATCATTGTGAGACTATGGTCTGGAGTCCCAGGGCTCTTTGACGTTTTCCTGATGAATTCCAGGCTCTTACAGGACAGAGATGGATACCGGAGTTCACATGAGAAGAATGAGCACGCCTGCAATCCGCCAAGTGAATAACTCCAGAGACGACGCCGACAGCGTAGTCAGCAGCGCCGAGTTCGCTAGCTACACGGTCCACATTCCCCCCACGCCGGAGTACCACCCGATGTACATGTCGATCGAAGCTTCAAATGCCGAGAAAGTCGAAGACCTGTATGCATCGAGCTCACTCTTCACGGGAGGGTACAATCGCGCCACGCGCTCTTttttgaaggagaagatgaCCGACTCCATGTCGAACCATCCTCAGATGGCAGGTGCAAATGGATCGACATGCGCAGTACCGGGGTGCGACGCGAAGATCATGAGGGACGAGCGAGGAGAAGACATCGTCCCGTGCGATTGTGATTTCAAAATATGCAGGGACTGCTTCAGGGACGCGGTGAGAGGGGGAGATGTGGTTTGTCTGGGGTGTAAGGAGCCTTACAAGGGGCTGGACATAGCTGAGCCGGAGATGAATGATGGGCGGCGTGTGTCTTCTGGGGGAATGTCGAGGGGCGAGCGAAGGATGTCCATGATCAAATCAAGGATGTCGCTGAAGAGGTCAGAAATGGATGACTTTGATCATAGGAATTGGCTCTTTGAAACGAAGGGGAGTTACGGATATGGGAACGCGATGTGGCCTAAAGAGGACGTGGATGGAGATTACGATGGATTCGGTAACCCCCAAGTGCTTTATGACAAAAGGTGGAGGCCCCTGACTCGCAAACTACATGTCTCGACTACAATCCTCAGTCCCTACAGGTACATTCTCTGGCACAACTTCGAAGCTCTCTTTTGCGCCTCTGTGCTTTGTGAGTGTAGTATGCTTCTTTTGCTGAGATAGTTTTTATTTGGAGTTAAATATCGCATTGTCGCAGTTTTCGGCTGCTCAAGTTTGCTTCTCTTTTGAATCATGAACTGAAATCTTTCACTAGGTGATGTTCCGAGATATATGGTCATGTTAACAAAGGAAATGAAAGCATTTGTGCTCTAGCACTTTGACAAAATAGGTGGTAGCACTTATTGTTATTGGTGAATCGATGAGATGCTTTTTGGATCACATAATTTGTACAAATGAACCTATAGATCTTTAGTATTATGTCTGTGATTCTCTGTTAAGATTTTCTTTCTGGCAGAGCGATTCGTAGTCCAGCTTGTTGCTGCTTCTCAAGTCATTAGTTTCAtagatttggattaattttctTACATGACTATGGTGATAAGTATATATCTGATTGATTTTCACCATGGTTGACATGCCATGTCGCTCCAATGGAccatatttttcttcaaagtTTAGAAGACCTTAATCTATGCTTTAGGGCCTTCTTTTTGCGGCCGAGTTGGCGAACGTTCTCATCAGCCTATTGTAACATCTATTCTTTCAGGCTCTTAATTTTCGTCAGAATTGTTGCTCTGACACTACTTTTGGCATGGCGGATTAAGCATCCTAATGAAGATGCGATGTGGTTGTGGGCAATGTCTGTGGTTTGCGAGATATGGTTTGGATTCTCATGGCTACTTGACCAACTTCCAAAACTCTGTCCTATTAATCGCTCTTCTGACCTTGATGCCCTGAAAATGAAGTTTGAAACTCCTACTCCTACCAACCCTACTGGAAAATCTGATCTCCCGGGTATCGATATCTTTGTCTCCACCGCTGATCCGGAGAAAGAACCGCCTCTTGTCACTGCAAACACCATTCTGTCAATATTAGCAGCTGACTATCCCGTTGAGAAGCTCGCATGTTATGTGTCTGATGATGGAGGTGCACTCTTAACCTTCGAGGCAATGGCGGAAGCTGCAAGTTTTGCCAATATGTGGGTGCCATTTTGCCGTAAGCATGGAATTGAACCCAGGAATCCAGAATCTTACTTCAACCTAAAGAGAGATCCCTACAAAAACAAGGTCCGACAGGATTTTGTTAAGGACCGTAGGCGGGTTAAGCGTGAGTATGATGAATTTAAGGTTCGGATCAATGGCCTTTCCAATTCGATACGACGACGTTCTGATGCGTACAATGCTTGTGAGGAGTTAAAAGCTGCGAAGCTGCAGAACAAAAACGAATCTGGTGAAGGAGTGGAGAGTTTGAAGATTCCTAAAGCTACTTGGATGGCTGATGGAACCCACTGGCCCGGCACCTGGACTGTTCCCACGGCTGAACACTCACGGGGTGATCATGCAAGCATCATACAGGTATGACTTGACTAATAAAAGGATTCCAAGGGCTTAAGATCGATGAATTCACAATTTTAACTGTACGAATTGCAGGTAATGCTGAAACCTCCAAGTGATGAACCATTGAGAGGTACTGAATCAACATCACCTATCGATCTAACTGAAGTGGACATTCGTCTTCCTATGCTGGTCTATATATCTCGTGAAAAGCGTCCTGGTTATGATCACAACAAGAAAGCCGGTGCTATGAATGCACTTGTTCGAGCCTCGGCCATTATGTCTAATGGCCCCTTCATCCTAAACCTTGACTGTGACCATTATATATACAATTCCCAAGCAATGAGAGAAGGCATGTGTTTCATGATGGACCGAGGCGGAGATCGCATCTGTTATGTCCAGTTCCCACAGAGGTTTGAAGGAATAGACCCATCTGATCGCTATGCCAATCACAACACCGTCTTTTTTGATGTCAACATGCGGGCTCTTGACGGTTTACAAGGTCCGGTTTATGTTGGAACTGGATGCCTCTTTCGTCGGACTGCTCTATATGGCTTTGACCCTCCTCGAGTCAAAGAACGTGGGGGCTGCTTTAGACAGATCTTCAAGCGACATCGATCGTCTGCTGTGGTTGCTTCTACTCCTGAAATTTCCCTCGTCGAAAATCACTTTCTTGGTATGGGAGATTCTGGCCAGGAAGAAGTGAATCTTCTCCCTAGTAAGTTTGGAAATTCAGTCCTCTTTGTTGAATCTATTCGCATAGCTGAATTTCAAGGTCGGCCGCTCGCTGATGACCCATCAGTGAAAAACGGGCGGCCGCCTGGTGCTCTTGCTATTCCTCGGCAGCTTCTCGATGCACCGACTGTTGCTGAGGCAATCAGTGTCATCTCATGCTGG
The sequence above is drawn from the Rhodamnia argentea isolate NSW1041297 chromosome 9, ASM2092103v1, whole genome shotgun sequence genome and encodes:
- the LOC115736930 gene encoding cellulose synthase-like protein D2; translation: MDTGVHMRRMSTPAIRQVNNSRDDADSVVSSAEFASYTVHIPPTPEYHPMYMSIEASNAEKVEDLYASSSLFTGGYNRATRSFLKEKMTDSMSNHPQMAGANGSTCAVPGCDAKIMRDERGEDIVPCDCDFKICRDCFRDAVRGGDVVCLGCKEPYKGLDIAEPEMNDGRRVSSGGMSRGERRMSMIKSRMSLKRSEMDDFDHRNWLFETKGSYGYGNAMWPKEDVDGDYDGFGNPQVLYDKRWRPLTRKLHVSTTILSPYRLLIFVRIVALTLLLAWRIKHPNEDAMWLWAMSVVCEIWFGFSWLLDQLPKLCPINRSSDLDALKMKFETPTPTNPTGKSDLPGIDIFVSTADPEKEPPLVTANTILSILAADYPVEKLACYVSDDGGALLTFEAMAEAASFANMWVPFCRKHGIEPRNPESYFNLKRDPYKNKVRQDFVKDRRRVKREYDEFKVRINGLSNSIRRRSDAYNACEELKAAKLQNKNESGEGVESLKIPKATWMADGTHWPGTWTVPTAEHSRGDHASIIQVMLKPPSDEPLRGTESTSPIDLTEVDIRLPMLVYISREKRPGYDHNKKAGAMNALVRASAIMSNGPFILNLDCDHYIYNSQAMREGMCFMMDRGGDRICYVQFPQRFEGIDPSDRYANHNTVFFDVNMRALDGLQGPVYVGTGCLFRRTALYGFDPPRVKERGGCFRQIFKRHRSSAVVASTPEISLVENHFLGMGDSGQEEVNLLPSKFGNSVLFVESIRIAEFQGRPLADDPSVKNGRPPGALAIPRQLLDAPTVAEAISVISCWYEDKTEWGQRIGWIYGSVTEDVVTGYRMHNRGWRSIYCVTKRDAFRGTAPINLTDRLHQVLRWATGSVEIFFSRNNALLASRRMKFLQRIAYLNVGIYPFTSIFLVVYCFLPALSLFSGQFIVQSLDVAFLTYLLAITVTLCILAMLEIKWSGIELEEWWRNEQFWLIGGTSAHLAAVIQGLLKVIAGIEISFTLTSKSAGDENDDDFAELYLFKWTSLMILPITIMMTNLIAIAVAVCRTIYSVIPQWSRLMGGVFFSFWVLAHLYPFAKGLMGKRGRTPTVVYVWSGLIAITISLLWVSIKPPAGNNQIGGPFQLW